Proteins from a genomic interval of Rhipicephalus microplus isolate Deutch F79 chromosome 6, USDA_Rmic, whole genome shotgun sequence:
- the LOC119167612 gene encoding epoxide hydrolase 4 isoform X5, which translates to MGASATTPSAYIKQLISAAYALRDRRRALTRMVNPIIGKALFLTLGTSMWIWMQAYVKLQVAIHGEKVLKPLNRTIPNDFYSESFGRHEYSEQMNITMHYVTKGCDVERRPVILLLHGFLDFWYVWNRQIPVLAEDFCVVAPDLRGYGNTTRPNDSGHYLMTNLIEDVKGLLHKINPQRKRSVILVGHDLGGMIAFCFATLYENMIDKMVIINGMHPLAFTKQLFRSLNQMRMSCEHGTTWRIGRVSASSYVWGANYVIVERREFKGSFFLFISTLMKTK; encoded by the exons ATGGGAGCGTCGGCTACAACTCCCTCGGCATACATAAAACAGCTGATAAGTGCAGC ATATGCTTTACGGGATCGTCGGCGCGCTTTAACAAGGATGGTGAATCCTATTATCGGCAAAGCACTATTTCTCACACTTGGCACAAGCATGTGGATATGGATGCAAGCCTATGTGAAACTTCAGGTCGCAATTCACGGTGAAAAAGTTTTGAAGCCACTCAATCGCACCATACCGAACGACTTTTACAGTGAGTCCTTCGGACGACACGAGTATTCAGAACAAATG AATATTACTATGCATTACGTCACGAAAGGCTGTGATGTTGAGAGGCGTCCTGTTATACTTCTGTTGCATGGATTTCTTGATTTCTGGTACGTCTGGAACAGGCAGATACCAGTGCTTGCAGAAGACTTCTG CGTTGTAGCGCCTGATCTACGTGGTTATGGCAACACTACACGGCCAAACGACAGCGGGCACTACCTGATGACAAACCTCATTGAGGATGTGAAAGGACTACTTCACAAAATAA ACCCTCAACGCAAGAGAAGTGTCATCCTCGTCGGGCATGACTTGGGCGGCATGATCGCATTTTGCTTCGCAACATTATACGAAAACATGATCGACAAGATGGTAATCATCAACGGCATGCATCCCCTGGCTTTCACGAAGCAGCTGTTCCGAAGTCTCAACCAGATGAGGATGTCCTG TGAGCATGGCACAACGTGGCGTATTGGTAGAGTATCCGCCTCGTCATACGTATGGG